The Cyclopterus lumpus isolate fCycLum1 chromosome 12, fCycLum1.pri, whole genome shotgun sequence genome window below encodes:
- the LOC117740943 gene encoding torsin-1B-like isoform X2: MNATRLFLLLHVFLSAAVLVHAFDPITTTTVIGIGLASLGRTIYKYLHESCGPNWIAFNATGLQVDLEAKLFGQHIASRIILKAVTGFMANDNPKKPLVLSLHGWTGTGKNFVSHMIANNIYKEGMDSSFVHMFTAEFHFPHLSQIDTYKAQLQQWIKGNVSNCAQSMFIFDEMDKMHPGLIDSIKPYLEYYESLDGVSYRKAIFIFLR, from the exons ATGAACGCGACGcgcttgtttttgttgctgcatGTTTTCCTGTCGGCCGCCGTGCTCGTGCACGCGTTTGATCCGATCACGACGACGACGGTGATCGGCATCGGCTTGGCGTCTCTGGGCCGGACGATCTACAAGTATTTACACGAGAGTTGCGGTCCGAACTGGATCGCCTTCAACGCGACAG GTCTCCAGGTGGACCTGGAAGCCAAGCTGTTTGGACAGCACATCGCGTCACGCATCATCCTGAAAGCCGTGACCGGATTCATGGCCAACGACAACCCGAAGAAGCCTCTGGTGCTCTCTCTGCACGGGTGGACCGGCACCGGGAAGAACTTCGTTAGTCACATGATCGCcaacaacatttacaaagaGGGAATGGACAGCAGCTTCGTTCACATGTTCACAGCTGAATTTCACTTCCCACATTTGAGTCAAATCGACACCTACAAG gCTCAGCTACAGCAGTGGATCAAAGGCAATGTCTCCAACTGTGCACAATCCATGTTCATCTTTGATGAGATGGACAAGATGCATCCTGGCTTGATTGACAGCATAAAGCCGTACCTGGAATACTACGAAAGTCTGGATGGAGTTTCCTATCGGAAagccatcttcatcttcctcaggTGA
- the LOC117740943 gene encoding torsin-1B-like isoform X1 encodes MATTAPPAVLTPLGRTTGPANGLTASFLFFILLFLFFRPNATSMKPRKSPVLLLWMLVFSGGVTEAIEPISTSIAVGMAAALTGFLASYQNIFYYFHECCRPEWIYFNRTGLQVDLEAKLFGQHIASRIILKAVTGFMANDNPKKPLVLSLHGWTGTGKNFVSHMIANNIYKEGMDSSFVHMFTAEFHFPHLSQIDTYKAQLQQWIKGNVSNCAQSMFIFDEMDKMHPGLIDSIKPYLEYYESLDGVSYRKAIFIFLR; translated from the exons ATGGCAACCACAGCGCCGCCAGCCGTGTTGACTCCGCTTGGGCGAACAACTGGACCGGCTAACGGGCTCACGgcctctttccttttctttattcttctctttctcttttttcgcCCCAACGCAACTTCGATGAAGCCGAGGAAGAGCCCCGTCCTGCTGCTGTGGATGCTCGTCTTCTCCGGCGGCGTCACGGAGGCGATCGAGCCCATTAGCACCAGCATCGCGGTGGGCATGGCCGCGGCTCTCACCGGGTTCTTAGCCAGCTACCAGAACATCTTCTACTACTTCCACGAGTGCTGTCGACCCGAGTGGATTTATTTCAACAGGACAG GTCTCCAGGTGGACCTGGAAGCCAAGCTGTTTGGACAGCACATCGCGTCACGCATCATCCTGAAAGCCGTGACCGGATTCATGGCCAACGACAACCCGAAGAAGCCTCTGGTGCTCTCTCTGCACGGGTGGACCGGCACCGGGAAGAACTTCGTTAGTCACATGATCGCcaacaacatttacaaagaGGGAATGGACAGCAGCTTCGTTCACATGTTCACAGCTGAATTTCACTTCCCACATTTGAGTCAAATCGACACCTACAAG gCTCAGCTACAGCAGTGGATCAAAGGCAATGTCTCCAACTGTGCACAATCCATGTTCATCTTTGATGAGATGGACAAGATGCATCCTGGCTTGATTGACAGCATAAAGCCGTACCTGGAATACTACGAAAGTCTGGATGGAGTTTCCTATCGGAAagccatcttcatcttcctcaggTGA